A window of the Janthinobacterium agaricidamnosum NBRC 102515 = DSM 9628 genome harbors these coding sequences:
- the yacG gene encoding DNA gyrase inhibitor YacG: MMTVVNCPTCSAKVEWTEKNKFRPFCSERCKQIDLGAWAEEKYTIPAADPLDDPLDQDGLKE; encoded by the coding sequence ATCATGACTGTCGTTAACTGCCCTACCTGCTCGGCCAAAGTCGAGTGGACTGAAAAAAATAAATTCCGCCCATTTTGCTCGGAACGCTGCAAACAGATCGACCTGGGCGCCTGGGCCGAGGAAAAATACACGATACCGGCCGCCGATCCACTTGATGATCCATTGGATCAGGATGGTTTGAAGGAATAG
- a CDS encoding NUDIX domain-containing protein — MSQVKTTPVDVAVGILMKPNGDVLLGQRPAGKPYDGYWEFPGGKVEPGEAIIDALKREFVEELGLHIDSAEAWCGVEYIYPHAHVRLHFYISREWRGEPQSLEGQAFAWQGTVGVEPLLPATIPLLEWLDEVRREAA; from the coding sequence ATGAGCCAAGTTAAGACAACACCGGTCGACGTCGCGGTCGGCATTTTGATGAAACCGAACGGCGACGTGCTGCTGGGCCAGCGTCCGGCCGGCAAGCCCTACGACGGTTATTGGGAATTCCCGGGCGGCAAAGTGGAACCGGGCGAAGCGATCATCGATGCGCTGAAGCGCGAATTCGTCGAAGAGCTGGGTTTGCACATCGACAGCGCCGAAGCGTGGTGCGGCGTTGAATATATCTACCCGCACGCCCACGTGCGGCTGCATTTCTACATCAGCCGGGAATGGCGCGGCGAGCCGCAAAGCCTGGAAGGGCAGGCGTTCGCGTGGCAGGGGACGGTAGGCGTCGAGCCTTTGCTGCCGGCCACGATCCCGTTGCTGGAGTGGCTCGATGAGGTGCGGCGCGAGGCGGCGTGA
- a CDS encoding ATP-binding protein, protein MSSLDQFLVRAEALLARVEAILPQAPREPDWKLGFAFRWRRRNGGASYLQPVKHVSGIALSDLQNIATQKLQIEQNTRQFVQRRPANNVLLTGARGTGKSSLIKACLNQFANDGLRLIEVDKADLADLPDIVDLVAGRPERFIIFCDDLSFEEGESGYKALKVALDGSIAAQSDNVLIYATSNRRHLMPERMSDNSSYKTDDDGDLHPGETVEEKISLSERFGLWLSFYPFKQDDYLDIVGHWLASFGCDAQQIDSARGDALRWALQRGSRSGRVAWQFAKDYAGKLPHEPS, encoded by the coding sequence ATGAGTTCACTCGATCAATTCCTGGTGCGCGCCGAGGCGTTGCTGGCGCGGGTCGAAGCGATCTTGCCGCAAGCGCCGCGCGAGCCGGACTGGAAGCTGGGTTTCGCTTTCCGCTGGCGCCGCCGCAACGGCGGCGCCAGTTATCTGCAGCCGGTGAAGCATGTGTCCGGCATCGCGCTGTCGGACTTGCAGAATATCGCCACGCAAAAGCTGCAGATCGAGCAAAACACGCGCCAGTTCGTGCAGCGCCGGCCAGCCAACAACGTGCTGCTGACCGGCGCGCGCGGCACCGGCAAGTCGTCGCTGATCAAGGCCTGTCTGAACCAGTTCGCCAATGACGGCTTGCGCCTGATCGAAGTCGACAAGGCCGACCTGGCCGATTTGCCCGACATCGTCGACCTGGTCGCCGGCCGGCCCGAGCGCTTCATCATTTTCTGCGACGACTTGTCGTTCGAAGAAGGCGAGAGCGGCTACAAGGCGCTGAAAGTGGCGCTGGACGGCAGCATTGCCGCGCAATCGGACAATGTGCTGATCTACGCGACCTCGAACCGGCGCCACCTGATGCCGGAACGGATGTCCGACAACAGCAGCTACAAGACCGACGACGACGGCGACCTGCATCCGGGCGAAACGGTGGAAGAGAAAATCTCGCTGTCCGAACGCTTCGGTTTGTGGCTGTCGTTCTACCCGTTCAAGCAGGACGATTACCTCGACATCGTCGGCCATTGGCTGGCCTCGTTCGGCTGCGATGCGCAGCAAATCGACAGCGCGCGCGGCGACGCCCTGCGCTGGGCCTTGCAGCGCGGTTCGCGTTCAGGCCGGGTGGCGTGGCAATTCGCCAAGGATTACGCCGGAAAGCTGCCGCATGAGCCAAGTTAA
- the argJ gene encoding bifunctional glutamate N-acetyltransferase/amino-acid acetyltransferase ArgJ, translating into MAVNSPKPVAADLKAVAGIDIGVAEAGIKKPNRKDLLVLKLAPTASVSGVFTLNRFCAAPVQVAKANLAGVTAGAAPIRALLVNTGNANAGTGASGLADAHASCAALAALLDCAPEQILPFSTGVILEPLPVQRLVAGLPQAVAALTADNWFSAAEAIMTTDTQPKAGSRTVDILGHTVTLTGISKGAGMIKPNMATMLGFLAFDASVAQPVLDHLVKQAADKSFNCITIDGDTSTNDSFMLIATGAGTLRVDSIDSPEYAALATAVTELSTFLAQAIVRDGEGATKFMTVTVEDGKNIEECRKIAYSIAHSPLVKTAFFASDPNLGRILAAIGYAGVDDLDVGQLNLYLDDVWVAKNGGRNPDYQEQDGQRVMQQSEITIRVKLARGDASATLWTCDLSHDYVSINADYRS; encoded by the coding sequence ATGGCCGTCAATTCCCCCAAACCCGTCGCCGCTGACTTGAAAGCCGTCGCCGGCATCGACATCGGCGTCGCCGAAGCCGGTATCAAGAAACCGAACCGCAAGGATTTGCTGGTCTTGAAACTGGCGCCGACGGCGTCGGTATCGGGCGTATTCACGCTGAACCGTTTTTGCGCCGCGCCGGTGCAAGTGGCGAAAGCCAACCTGGCCGGCGTGACCGCCGGCGCCGCGCCGATTCGCGCGCTGCTGGTCAATACCGGCAACGCCAATGCCGGCACCGGCGCATCCGGCCTGGCCGATGCGCACGCCTCGTGCGCTGCGCTGGCCGCATTGCTCGATTGCGCGCCGGAACAGATCCTGCCGTTTTCGACCGGCGTGATCCTGGAGCCGCTGCCGGTGCAGCGCCTGGTGGCGGGCTTGCCGCAAGCGGTCGCCGCGCTGACCGCCGACAACTGGTTCTCGGCCGCCGAAGCCATCATGACCACAGACACCCAGCCCAAAGCCGGCTCGCGCACGGTCGACATCCTTGGCCACACGGTGACCCTGACCGGCATCAGCAAGGGCGCCGGCATGATCAAGCCGAACATGGCGACCATGCTGGGCTTTTTGGCGTTCGATGCCAGCGTGGCGCAGCCGGTGCTGGACCACCTGGTGAAGCAGGCCGCCGACAAGTCGTTCAACTGCATCACCATCGACGGCGACACGTCGACCAACGATTCCTTCATGCTGATCGCCACCGGCGCCGGCACCTTGCGCGTCGATAGCATCGACTCGCCGGAATACGCGGCGCTGGCGACCGCCGTCACCGAATTGTCGACCTTCCTGGCGCAAGCCATCGTGCGCGACGGCGAAGGCGCGACCAAGTTCATGACCGTCACCGTCGAAGACGGCAAGAATATCGAAGAGTGCCGCAAGATCGCCTATTCGATCGCCCATTCGCCGCTGGTGAAAACCGCTTTCTTCGCCTCCGACCCTAACCTGGGCCGCATCCTGGCGGCGATCGGCTATGCCGGCGTGGACGACCTCGACGTCGGCCAGCTGAACCTGTACCTGGACGATGTATGGGTCGCCAAGAATGGCGGCCGCAACCCGGACTACCAGGAGCAGGATGGCCAGCGCGTGATGCAGCAAAGCGAAATCACGATCCGCGTCAAGCTGGCCCGCGGCGACGCGAGCGCCACCTTGTGGACCTGCGACCTGTCGCACGATTACGTCAGCATCAACGCCGATTACCGCTCATGA
- the secA gene encoding preprotein translocase subunit SecA, protein MSLLTQIFGSRNQRLLKQYQKTVREINALEPVIEKLSDAELQAKTPAFKERLANGETLDALLPEAFAVCREASKRVMRMRHFDVQLIGGMVLHYGKIAEMGTGEGKTLMATLPAYLNALSGKGVHIVTVNDYLAQRDADTMGRLYGWLGLSTGVNLSQMEHDAKQVAYASDITYGTNNEFGFDYLRDNMVFEARDRVQRALNFGIVDEVDSILIDEARTPLIISGQAENHTDLYHKINAVPGRLTLQIGEETPDGKGKVEVPGDYTKDEKAHQVLLTEVGHERAEAIMTEMGLLPEGASLYDSANITLVHHLYAALRAHALYFKDQHYVVQNNEVVIVDEFTGRLMTGRRWSDGLHQAVEAKEGVKIQNENQTLASITFQNYFRMYSKLAGMTGTADTEAYEFQEIYGLETVVIPQNRPLQRKDRQDQVYKSSEEKYNAMLIDIRDCYERGQPVLVGTTSIENSELLSGILTKAKLPHNVLNAKQHAREAEIIAQAGRPKAITIATNMAGRGTDIVLGGNVENQIKFIEANPDIADADKAAQAKTLRDEWQSLHDHVVNAGGLHIIGTERHESRRVDNQLRGRAGRQGDPGSSRFYLSLDDALLRIFAGDRVRAIMDRLKMPEGEPIEAGIVSRSIESAQRKVEARNFDIRKQLLEYDDVANDQRKVIYQQRNELLEATDISELVASLRHGVFTDLVRTYVPEESVEEQWDVKALEATLASEWQIELPLQAALEAEPNLTDDELLERVIGAADAVYQAKIAIVGKESFGGFERNVMLTGVDNHWREHLAALDHLRQGIHLRGYAQKNPKQEYKREAFELFGQMLDMIKNEVVKLVMTVRIQSREEIDAAEAAMQQSHVENVHYQHADFNPDAAPEELLAPTASPDDSDGLTMGGIKVGRNDPCPCGSGKKFKQCHGKLA, encoded by the coding sequence ATGTCATTACTGACCCAGATTTTCGGTAGCCGCAACCAGCGGCTGCTCAAGCAATACCAAAAAACGGTACGCGAGATCAATGCGCTCGAGCCGGTCATCGAAAAGCTGTCGGATGCCGAGCTGCAAGCGAAGACGCCTGCCTTCAAGGAACGCCTCGCCAATGGCGAGACGCTGGATGCCTTGTTGCCGGAAGCGTTCGCCGTGTGCCGCGAGGCCAGCAAGCGCGTGATGCGCATGCGCCACTTCGACGTGCAATTGATCGGTGGCATGGTTTTGCACTACGGTAAGATCGCGGAAATGGGCACCGGCGAGGGCAAGACCCTGATGGCGACCCTGCCGGCCTATCTGAACGCCTTGTCGGGCAAGGGCGTGCATATCGTTACCGTCAACGATTACCTGGCGCAGCGTGATGCCGACACCATGGGCCGCCTGTATGGCTGGCTGGGCCTGTCGACCGGCGTCAACCTGTCGCAGATGGAGCACGACGCCAAGCAAGTCGCCTACGCGTCGGACATCACCTACGGCACCAACAATGAATTCGGCTTCGACTACCTGCGCGACAATATGGTGTTCGAAGCGCGCGACCGGGTCCAGCGCGCGCTCAATTTCGGCATCGTCGATGAAGTCGACTCGATCCTGATCGATGAAGCGCGTACTCCGCTGATCATTTCCGGCCAGGCTGAAAACCATACCGACCTGTATCACAAGATCAATGCCGTGCCTGGCCGTCTGACGCTGCAAATCGGCGAGGAAACGCCGGATGGCAAGGGCAAGGTCGAGGTGCCCGGCGATTACACCAAGGATGAAAAAGCGCATCAGGTGCTGCTGACCGAAGTCGGCCACGAGCGCGCCGAGGCGATCATGACCGAAATGGGTTTGCTGCCGGAAGGCGCCTCGTTGTACGACTCGGCCAACATCACGCTGGTGCACCACCTGTATGCGGCCTTGCGCGCCCACGCGCTGTACTTCAAGGACCAGCACTACGTGGTGCAAAACAATGAAGTGGTGATCGTCGACGAATTCACCGGCCGTCTGATGACCGGTCGCCGCTGGTCGGATGGCTTGCACCAGGCCGTCGAAGCGAAAGAAGGCGTCAAGATCCAGAACGAGAACCAGACGCTGGCCTCGATCACCTTCCAGAACTACTTCCGCATGTACAGCAAGCTGGCCGGCATGACCGGCACGGCCGATACCGAAGCGTACGAATTCCAGGAAATCTATGGCCTGGAAACCGTCGTGATCCCGCAAAACCGTCCATTGCAGCGCAAGGACCGTCAGGATCAGGTCTACAAGTCGTCGGAAGAAAAATACAATGCGATGCTGATCGACATCCGCGATTGCTACGAACGGGGCCAGCCGGTGCTGGTCGGCACCACTTCGATCGAGAATTCGGAACTGTTGTCCGGCATCCTGACCAAAGCGAAATTGCCGCATAACGTGCTGAACGCCAAACAGCATGCGCGCGAGGCGGAAATCATCGCCCAGGCCGGCCGCCCGAAAGCGATCACCATCGCCACCAACATGGCCGGCCGCGGTACCGACATCGTTTTGGGCGGCAACGTCGAAAACCAGATCAAGTTCATCGAAGCCAATCCGGACATCGCGGACGCCGACAAGGCGGCGCAAGCCAAGACGCTGCGCGATGAATGGCAATCGCTGCACGACCATGTGGTCAACGCCGGCGGCCTGCATATCATCGGCACCGAACGCCACGAATCGCGCCGGGTCGACAACCAGTTGCGCGGCCGTGCCGGCCGCCAGGGCGATCCGGGTTCGTCCCGCTTCTACCTGTCGCTGGACGACGCGCTGCTGCGCATCTTCGCCGGCGACCGCGTGCGCGCCATCATGGACCGCCTGAAAATGCCGGAAGGCGAGCCGATCGAGGCCGGCATCGTGTCGCGTTCGATCGAATCGGCGCAGCGCAAGGTGGAAGCGCGCAACTTCGACATCCGCAAGCAATTGCTGGAATACGACGACGTCGCCAACGACCAGCGCAAGGTGATTTACCAGCAGCGCAACGAGCTGCTCGAAGCGACCGATATTTCGGAACTGGTTGCATCGCTGCGCCATGGCGTGTTCACCGACCTGGTGCGCACCTATGTGCCGGAAGAGTCGGTCGAGGAACAGTGGGACGTCAAGGCGCTGGAAGCGACGCTGGCGTCCGAATGGCAAATCGAGCTGCCATTGCAAGCGGCGCTGGAAGCCGAGCCGAACCTGACCGACGACGAATTGCTCGAGCGCGTGATCGGCGCCGCCGATGCGGTGTACCAGGCCAAGATCGCGATCGTCGGCAAGGAATCGTTCGGCGGTTTCGAGCGCAACGTCATGCTGACCGGCGTCGACAACCACTGGCGCGAACATCTGGCGGCGCTGGACCACCTGCGCCAGGGCATCCATTTGCGCGGTTACGCGCAAAAGAACCCGAAACAGGAATACAAGCGCGAAGCGTTTGAACTGTTCGGCCAGATGCTCGACATGATCAAGAATGAAGTGGTCAAGCTGGTCATGACGGTGCGCATCCAGTCGCGCGAGGAAATCGACGCGGCGGAAGCGGCGATGCAGCAATCGCACGTCGAAAACGTGCATTACCAGCACGCCGATTTCAATCCGGACGCGGCGCCCGAGGAATTGCTGGCGCCGACCGCCAGCCCGGACGACAGCGATGGATTGACGATGGGCGGCATCAAGGTCGGCCGCAACGATCCATGTCCTTGCGGCAGCGGCAAGAAATTCAAGCAATGCCACGGCAAGCTGGCCTAA
- a CDS encoding DciA family protein, producing MRSPTFFQAPRRKFNQPVSGATDFLRSNATMASLLPTVARLASLQKDCAQALPAMFSQCDILQFEGGHLVLATPNAAVAAKLKQQLPKLQAELEKRGWQIFAIKLKVQVIKSIAPVVYTRALVLPEKAMSALDELSNTLPASKQNQDLIAALRALVQRHRDPSD from the coding sequence ATGCGATCCCCCACTTTTTTCCAGGCGCCGCGCCGCAAGTTCAACCAGCCCGTCAGCGGCGCCACCGACTTTTTGCGCAGCAACGCCACCATGGCGTCGCTGCTGCCGACCGTCGCCCGGCTGGCGTCGCTGCAAAAAGATTGCGCACAAGCGTTGCCGGCCATGTTCAGCCAGTGCGACATCCTGCAATTCGAGGGCGGACACCTGGTGCTGGCGACGCCGAACGCGGCGGTGGCGGCCAAATTGAAGCAGCAATTACCGAAATTGCAAGCCGAGCTGGAAAAACGCGGCTGGCAGATTTTCGCCATCAAGCTGAAAGTGCAAGTGATTAAAAGCATCGCGCCGGTGGTCTATACCCGGGCGCTGGTGTTGCCGGAAAAGGCGATGTCGGCGCTGGATGAATTGAGCAATACCTTGCCGGCGTCGAAACAGAACCAGGACTTGATCGCGGCGCTACGGGCGCTGGTGCAGCGCCACCGCGATCCATCAGACTAA
- the lpxC gene encoding UDP-3-O-acyl-N-acetylglucosamine deacetylase, protein MLKQRTIKQLVRTVGVGLHSGTKVELTLRPAAIDTGIVFRRVDLTPVVEFPASAMAVGDTRMASVLIKDGARVSTVEHLMSAAAGLGIDNMYIDVSAEEIPIMDGSASSFVFLLQQSGVEEQAAAKKFIRVIKPVEVRHGKGDAEKWACLSPHEGFKLDFFIEFNHPAVDGTTQRATVDFGDVSYVHDVARARTFGFMQDVESLRGMGLARGGSLENAIVMDEYRILNSDGLRYEDEFVRHKILDAIGDLYLIGHPLLASYTAHKSGHALNNQLLLALLQQPDAYEVVSFDTNEAAPQSYLRQMEREWSLT, encoded by the coding sequence ATGTTAAAACAACGCACTATCAAACAATTGGTCCGTACAGTCGGCGTCGGTTTGCACTCGGGCACCAAGGTCGAACTGACCTTGCGGCCGGCGGCGATCGATACCGGCATCGTGTTCCGTCGCGTCGACTTGACGCCGGTGGTGGAATTTCCCGCCAGCGCGATGGCGGTCGGCGATACGCGCATGGCCTCGGTGCTGATCAAGGATGGCGCGCGGGTGTCGACGGTCGAGCACTTGATGTCGGCCGCGGCCGGCCTCGGCATCGACAATATGTATATCGACGTCAGCGCCGAGGAAATTCCGATCATGGACGGTTCCGCGTCTTCTTTTGTGTTCCTGTTGCAACAATCGGGCGTCGAAGAGCAGGCGGCGGCGAAAAAATTCATCCGTGTGATCAAGCCGGTGGAAGTGCGCCACGGCAAAGGCGACGCCGAAAAATGGGCCTGTCTGAGTCCGCACGAAGGTTTTAAGCTGGACTTTTTCATTGAATTTAACCATCCGGCGGTCGATGGCACGACGCAGCGCGCGACAGTCGATTTCGGCGACGTGTCGTATGTGCACGATGTGGCGCGCGCGCGCACCTTCGGTTTCATGCAGGACGTCGAAAGCTTGCGCGGCATGGGACTGGCGCGTGGCGGTTCGCTGGAAAACGCCATCGTCATGGATGAATACCGTATCCTCAATTCGGACGGCCTGCGCTATGAAGATGAATTCGTGCGCCACAAGATACTCGACGCGATCGGCGACTTGTACCTGATCGGCCATCCCTTGCTGGCCAGCTACACGGCGCATAAATCCGGCCACGCGCTGAATAACCAGCTGCTGCTGGCCTTGCTGCAACAGCCGGACGCCTATGAAGTCGTGTCGTTCGATACCAATGAGGCGGCGCCGCAATCGTATCTGAGGCAGATGGAACGCGAGTGGTCGCTAACTTGA
- a CDS encoding DMT family transporter: MLIAAAMFSLMDTAMKLLSANYPAMQVTALRALSSLPLVCLYLLYRGAFTHVLKVRWPLHFLRGGLGIAMITLFAYGLRLLSLAEAYALFFIAPMLITALSVFILKEKVDVQRWCAIAVGMGGVLVVLRPSGAQFFSLGGLAVLAAASCYAVSAITGRVLSRSDASESMVFWLMVMMAIGGVLLSAHEWVAIRRQDVWLLLGLSVSGFLGQLAITEAFRTGKASSVAPFEYSALAWGMGLDWLLWRTLPDEYTLLGAGIIIASGIYLVRREAVHIDSEHP; encoded by the coding sequence ATGCTGATCGCCGCCGCCATGTTTTCCTTGATGGACACAGCCATGAAGCTGCTGTCGGCCAACTATCCGGCGATGCAGGTGACTGCCTTGCGCGCGCTGTCGTCGCTGCCGCTGGTGTGCCTGTACCTGCTGTACCGGGGTGCGTTTACACATGTGCTGAAGGTGCGCTGGCCGCTGCATTTCCTGCGCGGCGGGCTCGGCATCGCGATGATCACGCTGTTCGCCTACGGTTTGCGGCTGCTGTCGCTGGCCGAGGCGTATGCGCTGTTTTTCATCGCGCCGATGCTGATCACGGCGCTGTCGGTATTTATTTTAAAAGAAAAAGTCGATGTGCAGCGCTGGTGCGCGATCGCGGTCGGGATGGGCGGCGTGCTGGTGGTGCTGCGCCCCAGCGGCGCACAGTTTTTCTCGCTGGGCGGACTGGCGGTGCTGGCCGCGGCGTCCTGTTATGCGGTGTCGGCGATCACCGGCCGGGTGCTGAGCCGCAGCGACGCCAGCGAAAGCATGGTGTTTTGGCTGATGGTGATGATGGCGATCGGTGGCGTGCTGCTGTCGGCGCACGAGTGGGTGGCCATCCGCCGTCAGGATGTCTGGTTGCTGCTTGGCTTGTCGGTCAGCGGTTTCCTGGGGCAATTGGCGATTACCGAGGCGTTTCGCACGGGCAAGGCGTCAAGCGTGGCGCCGTTCGAATATTCGGCATTGGCCTGGGGCATGGGCCTGGATTGGTTGCTATGGCGCACCTTGCCGGATGAATATACCTTGCTCGGCGCGGGGATTATCATTGCCAGCGGCATCTACCTGGTGCGGCGCGAGGCGGTGCATATCGACAGCGAACATCCGTGA
- a CDS encoding helix-turn-helix transcriptional regulator: protein MSNKLGEFIRARREAVTPAKAGLSGGGRRRTPGLRREELAQLCGVSPTWLTWLEQGRPVSASAAMLARLAQVLQLSAAERAYLFAVADKLDPNQGASGEAGDDGLAAIVEAIAAPAYILDRGWDAVAWNRDAARLFTGWLDREQGGAAPNQLRFMFRAASARSLIADWPERARRLVAEFRADAGRHADQPPLSALIDELIQASAEFRQCWETQQVLGRDGGVRCFQHPLSGAVSFNQVTLHLARRHELKLVMLLPLA from the coding sequence ATGTCGAATAAATTAGGCGAATTCATCCGTGCCCGGCGCGAAGCGGTCACGCCGGCCAAGGCCGGCCTGTCCGGTGGCGGCCGGCGCCGCACGCCGGGCTTGCGGCGCGAAGAGCTGGCGCAATTGTGCGGCGTCAGCCCAACCTGGCTGACCTGGCTGGAGCAGGGCCGTCCGGTGTCGGCGTCGGCCGCGATGCTGGCCCGGCTGGCGCAAGTGCTGCAACTGAGCGCGGCGGAACGCGCCTATCTGTTTGCGGTGGCCGACAAGCTCGACCCGAACCAGGGCGCGAGCGGCGAAGCGGGCGACGACGGGCTGGCCGCGATTGTCGAGGCGATCGCCGCGCCGGCGTATATCCTGGACCGCGGGTGGGATGCGGTGGCCTGGAACCGCGACGCCGCACGCTTGTTCACCGGCTGGCTCGATCGCGAGCAGGGCGGCGCTGCGCCGAACCAGCTGCGTTTCATGTTCCGCGCAGCGAGTGCGCGTTCATTGATTGCCGACTGGCCGGAACGGGCGCGGCGGCTGGTGGCGGAATTTCGCGCCGATGCCGGCCGGCATGCCGACCAGCCGCCGCTGTCCGCCCTGATCGACGAATTGATACAAGCCAGCGCCGAGTTTCGCCAGTGCTGGGAAACGCAGCAAGTACTGGGGCGCGATGGCGGAGTACGCTGTTTCCAGCATCCGCTGTCGGGCGCCGTCAGTTTTAACCAGGTGACGCTGCACCTGGCGCGGCGCCATGAATTGAAATTGGTGATGCTGTTGCCTTTGGCGTAG
- a CDS encoding class I SAM-dependent methyltransferase: protein MQQQDVIAQQFGTSASAYLSSAVHAQGADLVLMQEAARRLGKPNVLDLGCGAGHASFAVAPVARSVTAFDLSRQMLDVVQHASGQRGLDNIATQQGDVTALPFGDASFDMVVTRFSAHHWFDAAAALREAWRVLRPQGRLLIVDIVAPKNALYDSTLQAVELLRDASHVRDYRSCEWGAKLETAGFTHQLRSQWKLQMTFGDWVTRMRTPAPRVQAVRDLFDTAPQEARDYFALQDDYSFTIDAALFEAVKPARQ, encoded by the coding sequence ATGCAACAGCAAGATGTCATCGCCCAACAATTCGGCACCAGCGCCAGCGCTTATCTGAGCAGCGCGGTGCACGCGCAAGGCGCCGACCTGGTGCTGATGCAGGAAGCGGCGCGCCGCCTCGGCAAACCGAATGTGCTCGATCTCGGCTGCGGCGCCGGCCACGCCAGTTTCGCCGTGGCGCCGGTGGCACGATCGGTCACCGCGTTCGACTTGTCGCGCCAGATGCTCGATGTGGTGCAGCACGCCAGCGGGCAGCGTGGCCTCGACAATATCGCCACGCAACAGGGCGATGTGACCGCGCTGCCATTCGGCGACGCCAGCTTCGATATGGTGGTGACGCGTTTTTCAGCCCATCACTGGTTCGACGCGGCGGCCGCGCTGCGCGAGGCCTGGCGCGTGCTGCGCCCGCAAGGCAGGCTGCTGATCGTCGACATCGTGGCGCCAAAAAACGCGTTGTACGACAGCACGCTGCAAGCGGTGGAATTGCTGCGCGACGCTTCCCACGTGCGCGATTACCGCAGCTGCGAATGGGGCGCCAAGCTGGAGACGGCCGGTTTCACGCACCAGTTGCGCAGCCAGTGGAAGCTGCAAATGACATTCGGCGACTGGGTGACGCGGATGCGCACGCCGGCGCCGCGGGTACAGGCAGTGCGCGACCTGTTCGATACGGCGCCGCAGGAAGCGCGCGATTATTTTGCGCTGCAAGACGATTATTCGTTCACCATCGACGCGGCGCTGTTTGAAGCGGTGAAACCGGCGCGGCAATAA
- a CDS encoding peroxiredoxin encodes MTIKIGDILPEGTLSEFIETETEGCALGPNTFKVEELVKGKKIAIFGLPGAYTPTCSAQHVPGYVQHAADLKAKGVDEIWCISVNDAFVMGAWGRDQKAVGFVRMMADGNAAYSKALGLDADFSKFGMGTRSQRYSLLVDNGVVTQLNIEQGGKFEVSNAETLLGQLA; translated from the coding sequence ATGACCATCAAAATCGGCGACATCCTGCCAGAAGGCACCCTGTCCGAATTCATCGAAACCGAAACCGAAGGCTGCGCGCTGGGACCGAACACCTTCAAGGTGGAAGAACTGGTCAAAGGCAAGAAGATCGCCATCTTCGGCTTGCCAGGCGCGTACACCCCGACTTGCTCCGCACAGCACGTGCCGGGCTACGTCCAGCACGCCGCCGACCTGAAAGCCAAGGGCGTCGATGAAATCTGGTGCATCTCGGTCAATGACGCATTCGTCATGGGCGCCTGGGGCCGCGATCAAAAAGCGGTCGGTTTCGTGCGCATGATGGCTGACGGCAATGCCGCTTACAGCAAGGCACTGGGCCTGGATGCCGACTTCAGCAAGTTTGGCATGGGCACCCGTTCGCAGCGCTATTCGCTGCTGGTCGACAACGGCGTGGTCACCCAGCTCAATATCGAACAAGGCGGCAAATTCGAAGTATCGAACGCGGAAACCCTGCTGGGCCAATTGGCGTAA